In Deltaproteobacteria bacterium, a single genomic region encodes these proteins:
- a CDS encoding LapA family protein — MKVFFTVVVVCVVMFIISFSLQNASPVPLKYYDILDVNLPTYMLMFIAFLAGVIFTGLMGLVERLKLTKTNRQLSKTVRDLRREMRTQETGTEDVEKAEQLMP, encoded by the coding sequence ATGAAGGTTTTTTTTACCGTTGTCGTTGTTTGCGTCGTTATGTTTATTATTTCTTTTTCTCTCCAGAATGCCTCCCCAGTGCCACTCAAATACTATGACATTCTCGATGTGAACTTGCCGACCTATATGCTGATGTTTATTGCTTTTCTGGCGGGAGTTATTTTTACCGGCCTGATGGGACTCGTGGAGAGGCTAAAACTGACGAAAACGAACCGGCAGTTGAGTAAAACAGTGCGCGACCTGAGAAGAGAAATGCGCACCCAGGAGACAGGCACCGAAGACGTTGAAAAAGC
- a CDS encoding HIT domain-containing protein, whose protein sequence is MEAIYAPWRSAYIRGKKPDGCIFCKNSLREDDFVLWEGKAAYVLMNRYPYSSGHLMVIPFRHLGQIHDLTAEEKVEIFDLVDLCLAVLTETMKPDGFNLGMNLGKVAGAGVDDHLHTHIVPRWSGDHNFITVTGATRVVSEDLMETRNKLLTCFGRISLQEG, encoded by the coding sequence ATGGAAGCTATCTACGCACCCTGGCGCAGCGCCTATATCAGAGGTAAAAAGCCCGACGGCTGTATTTTTTGCAAGAACTCATTGCGGGAAGATGATTTTGTGTTGTGGGAAGGAAAGGCCGCCTATGTGTTGATGAACCGTTATCCTTACAGCAGTGGACATTTAATGGTCATCCCGTTCCGTCATCTGGGGCAAATCCATGACCTTACTGCCGAGGAAAAGGTGGAGATTTTTGATCTTGTTGATCTTTGTCTGGCGGTGCTTACAGAAACCATGAAACCCGATGGGTTCAACCTGGGTATGAACCTGGGAAAGGTTGCCGGCGCCGGCGTGGATGATCACCTCCATACCCATATAGTGCCGCGCTGGAGCGGCGACCATAATTTTATAACCGTTACAGGCGCAACGCGCGTTGTTTCGGAAGATCTTATGGAAACGCGCAATAAACTTTTAACATGTTTTGGGAGAATATCTCTTCAGGAGGGCTGA
- a CDS encoding MlaD family protein — protein sequence MFSISSEAKVGLFVLVGFIILGYMSVQVGKGGLGLKKGYTVDVFFDNVAGLGRDASVQIAGVEVGRVESIRLKDGRALVTLRIAPEVQLEKDVTAAIKTHGVLGDKYVDIIPGSKGQAFLEPGSMISLTERSADIDKLLTQAALIAEDIKLLTGSLSKVLAGEQGQQSLSAIIENTRLLTQNLNALVMNNEAALRATLDNSRELTGNLNQVVANNSDKITQVLDGLKGASQQMQNTFASLNDISEGMKKGEGTVGQLLKESTTVDRLNKTLASLQEVTDKINQGKGTIGKLVNEEDTVNNINQGLAGINRYVNKAEQFRTFLSYRGEYLTSKSNMKSYLDIRLQPTLDKFYILGITADPRGKRTIQDVTTAGVTTRQETWDKNSFLFNAQIGKRFRDVVLRGGLFESTGGFGMDYMALNDNLKLSFEAFDFAEDRRAHLKAAAEYRFFKHLYFTAGWDDFISNQENGSPYVGLSIRFEDDDLKYLLTTTPIPK from the coding sequence ATGTTTTCCATCAGCTCAGAGGCCAAAGTAGGCTTATTTGTTTTAGTCGGTTTTATTATCCTGGGCTACATGTCCGTCCAGGTTGGCAAAGGCGGCTTAGGTCTGAAGAAGGGATACACGGTAGACGTTTTTTTTGACAACGTGGCCGGCCTGGGCCGGGACGCCTCCGTCCAGATCGCCGGGGTGGAAGTAGGACGGGTCGAATCCATCAGGCTCAAAGATGGCAGAGCCCTCGTAACCCTGCGCATCGCTCCGGAAGTCCAGTTAGAAAAAGACGTTACCGCCGCCATTAAGACACATGGTGTTTTGGGAGATAAATATGTAGATATTATTCCTGGTTCCAAAGGCCAGGCTTTTCTGGAGCCGGGAAGTATGATCAGCCTGACGGAGCGGAGCGCGGATATAGACAAGCTCCTTACACAGGCAGCCTTGATCGCCGAGGATATCAAGTTGCTGACGGGATCTCTGAGCAAGGTTTTGGCCGGTGAACAGGGACAGCAGTCGCTCAGCGCAATTATCGAAAACACGCGCCTGTTAACGCAGAATCTTAATGCCCTCGTCATGAATAATGAGGCGGCGCTCCGCGCCACGCTGGATAACAGCCGCGAGTTAACGGGCAACCTGAATCAGGTGGTCGCAAATAACAGCGATAAAATTACGCAGGTTCTGGATGGATTGAAGGGCGCTTCCCAGCAGATGCAGAACACCTTCGCCTCCCTCAACGATATTTCTGAAGGCATGAAGAAGGGGGAGGGCACGGTGGGTCAACTGCTGAAAGAAAGCACCACGGTGGACCGTCTGAATAAGACCCTCGCCTCTCTCCAGGAGGTAACCGACAAGATTAATCAGGGCAAGGGTACGATAGGCAAATTAGTCAACGAAGAAGATACGGTCAACAATATTAACCAGGGGCTGGCCGGTATCAACCGTTATGTGAATAAGGCCGAGCAATTCCGTACTTTTTTAAGCTACCGGGGGGAATATCTTACCAGCAAGAGTAACATGAAGAGTTATCTGGATATAAGGCTGCAACCCACTCTGGACAAATTTTACATTCTGGGCATTACTGCCGATCCGCGAGGAAAAAGGACCATCCAAGACGTAACCACCGCCGGCGTAACCACGCGCCAGGAAACATGGGACAAAAATAGTTTCCTTTTTAATGCCCAAATCGGCAAGCGCTTCAGGGATGTGGTGCTGCGAGGCGGTCTTTTTGAATCTACCGGCGGTTTCGGCATGGACTACATGGCCTTGAATGACAACCTGAAGTTATCTTTTGAAGCCTTTGATTTTGCTGAAGATCGCCGTGCCCACCTGAAAGCCGCGGCCGAGTATCGTTTTTTCAAACACCTCTATTTCACGGCCGGATGGGATGATTTCATCAGCAATCAGGAGAACGGCTCCCCTTATGTCGGGCTTTCCATCCGCTTTGAGGATGACGATCTCAAATACCTGCTGACCACCACGCCGATACCGAAATGA
- a CDS encoding ABC transporter ATP-binding protein: protein MIKLIDVHKSFGKQHVLRGVHLDIEDGKTTVIIGKSGGGKSVLLKHIIGLLQPDSGEVLIDGVDITKLNDKGLNEIRKKFGMLFQEAALFDSMTVGENVAFPLREHTKLKEGEIREIVADRLKAVGLKGIEQKLPSELSGGMRKRVGLARAIALHPQIVLFDEPTTGLDPVMTEAINQLIMETQNKLHLTCVVISHDLGSIFKISDKIAMLYEGEIIAYGGPDEIKSSPNPVIVQFLSGSTVGPIKII, encoded by the coding sequence ATGATCAAACTAATAGATGTCCATAAATCATTCGGCAAACAACATGTCCTGAGAGGCGTCCATCTGGACATCGAGGATGGCAAAACCACTGTTATCATCGGCAAAAGCGGCGGCGGCAAAAGTGTCCTCCTGAAGCATATCATCGGACTATTGCAGCCGGACAGCGGTGAAGTGCTGATTGATGGCGTTGATATCACCAAGCTGAACGACAAAGGATTAAACGAAATCAGAAAGAAATTCGGGATGCTCTTTCAGGAGGCCGCCCTGTTCGACTCAATGACGGTCGGCGAAAATGTGGCTTTCCCCCTGCGTGAACATACGAAATTGAAAGAGGGAGAAATCAGGGAGATTGTAGCCGACCGACTCAAGGCCGTGGGACTGAAGGGTATTGAGCAAAAGTTGCCTTCGGAACTAAGCGGCGGCATGAGAAAACGGGTCGGCCTGGCGAGAGCCATCGCCCTGCATCCGCAGATTGTGCTCTTTGACGAACCCACGACAGGTCTGGACCCCGTCATGACGGAGGCGATCAATCAACTGATTATGGAGACCCAGAACAAGCTCCACTTAACTTGCGTTGTCATCAGTCACGACCTGGGTTCGATATTTAAAATCAGCGACAAAATAGCGATGCTCTACGAAGGGGAAATAATCGCCTACGGCGGCCCGGACGAGATAAAATCGTCCCCAAACCCGGTGATCGTGCAATTTCTTTCCGGCAGCACGGTCGGACCGATAAAGATAATTTAG
- a CDS encoding ABC transporter permease — protein sequence MKIISALIDHLGKSTLASVEELGKIIVLLLSVLTWMVRPPLKAKNIFKQMEFVGVKSIFVVVLTGTFTGMVLALQSYHGFRLFSAESMVGTAVALSMTRELGPVLTALMVTARAGSAMAAELGTMRVTEQIDALYVMAANPVKHLIVPRVIAGVIMLPFLTVVSDFVGIAGGYLVGVELLEINSGSFVRNIIRHLDMEDIYNGLIKAAVFGLILSLIGCYKGFNTRGGAEGVGRATTEAVVLASVSILVSDYFLTAIMF from the coding sequence ATGAAGATAATATCCGCACTGATAGATCATCTGGGCAAGTCAACCCTGGCATCTGTAGAAGAGCTTGGAAAAATCATCGTCCTGTTACTGTCCGTTTTGACGTGGATGGTGCGCCCCCCCTTGAAAGCCAAAAACATCTTCAAACAAATGGAATTTGTCGGAGTGAAATCCATCTTTGTCGTCGTCTTGACGGGAACTTTTACGGGGATGGTTCTGGCCCTGCAATCATATCACGGCTTCCGGCTCTTCAGTGCCGAGAGCATGGTGGGTACGGCTGTGGCGCTCAGTATGACGCGGGAGCTTGGTCCCGTGCTGACCGCCCTGATGGTCACCGCCCGCGCCGGCTCGGCTATGGCGGCCGAACTCGGGACCATGCGGGTCACGGAGCAGATAGACGCACTTTACGTAATGGCCGCCAACCCCGTCAAGCACCTGATTGTACCCAGAGTTATAGCGGGCGTGATTATGCTTCCCTTTCTGACCGTCGTTTCCGATTTCGTCGGCATTGCAGGAGGTTATCTGGTGGGTGTGGAGCTGCTGGAAATCAATTCCGGCAGCTTCGTAAGAAATATTATCCGACATTTGGATATGGAGGACATTTACAACGGCCTCATCAAGGCCGCCGTTTTTGGCCTTATTCTCTCCCTGATCGGCTGCTACAAAGGATTTAACACCCGGGGCGGCGCGGAAGGCGTCGGCCGGGCGACTACGGAAGCTGTCGTGCTGGCTTCCGTCTCGATTCTCGTGAGCGACTATTTTCTGACGGCCATTATGTTTTAA
- a CDS encoding branched-chain amino acid ABC transporter substrate-binding protein has product MKKLHLLLIILLFAHPVWAVEPIKIGFIGPLTGDYMAEGMEARQVVELLAQNTNDHGGILGKKIEMIYEDDQGNPQTAGAAAKRLVQQRVIAVIGSYTSAVTEATQQVFHQNRIMQITYGATAVPLTERGLGRFFRICPRDDNQAKAAVRVMQKMKMKRIAIVHDGSLYGKGLAETIKEFLDDSKAAPVFYDALIPGKGDYSDILAKAKDTRPDFVFFAGFYPEAAQLLKGRQQMDWHEVIFMGGDAVDSSRLTEISGVKAAEGFYFLSMPRVKDIDAPRTRQFINSYEKAYKSRPASAYALLAGDAFAAITESVKRLKTTDSKLLSEYLHTKYNKKDGLTGNIRFDLKGDVVNDLHAVYRVDNQGRYILQRKLQYGIFTK; this is encoded by the coding sequence ATGAAAAAATTACATTTATTGCTCATCATTTTGTTATTTGCTCATCCTGTGTGGGCGGTCGAACCGATTAAAATTGGTTTTATCGGGCCACTGACAGGAGACTACATGGCAGAGGGTATGGAAGCGAGGCAAGTTGTGGAGCTGCTGGCCCAAAATACCAATGACCACGGCGGTATCTTAGGGAAAAAAATTGAGATGATCTATGAAGACGATCAGGGAAATCCTCAGACAGCCGGAGCAGCAGCCAAACGGCTTGTCCAGCAGCGCGTCATAGCTGTCATCGGCTCCTACACCTCTGCGGTCACCGAAGCCACGCAACAGGTTTTCCATCAAAACAGGATCATGCAGATAACCTATGGCGCCACCGCAGTTCCCCTGACAGAAAGAGGCTTGGGGCGTTTCTTCAGAATCTGTCCGCGTGATGATAATCAGGCCAAAGCCGCCGTCCGGGTCATGCAGAAGATGAAAATGAAAAGGATAGCGATTGTGCATGACGGCAGCCTTTATGGAAAAGGATTAGCCGAAACTATCAAAGAGTTTCTGGATGACAGCAAGGCCGCCCCTGTTTTTTACGATGCCTTGATTCCCGGCAAAGGGGATTATTCCGACATTCTTGCCAAAGCCAAAGATACGCGTCCGGATTTCGTCTTTTTTGCCGGTTTTTATCCCGAGGCCGCTCAACTCCTCAAAGGTCGTCAGCAAATGGACTGGCATGAGGTTATCTTTATGGGAGGGGATGCGGTAGACAGCAGCAGGCTGACTGAAATTTCAGGCGTAAAGGCGGCAGAGGGATTCTATTTTTTGAGCATGCCACGGGTAAAAGACATAGATGCTCCGCGGACCAGGCAATTCATCAATAGTTATGAGAAAGCATACAAGTCCAGACCTGCTTCCGCTTACGCCCTGCTTGCGGGTGATGCCTTCGCCGCTATCACGGAAAGCGTGAAAAGACTGAAGACAACCGACTCAAAATTGCTATCTGAATACTTGCACACCAAATATAACAAGAAGGATGGGTTGACCGGTAACATCCGCTTCGATCTAAAAGGCGACGTGGTCAATGACCTGCATGCCGTTTACCGTGTAGATAATCAGGGCCGGTATATCCTGCAGCGCAAATTGCAATACGGGATTTTCACGAAATAA
- the alr gene encoding alanine racemase — protein MMAEPQYRSWVEVELDNFTSNLTEVRRLVGPLVKILQVVKADAYGHGAIEISHVALQSGASALGVANADEGVQLRVGGISAPIIILSPSTNQDIQEIIKYNLIPSVSDLHFARNLQEKYHQAGRQARIHIEVDTGMGRGGTMYQNSLAMIQEIMGFSNVHIEGIFTHLAQSETTTAYNDDQWRLFQELLRELQEHNITIPLRHIANSGAILNYPDFHLDMVRPGLMTYGVHPSPETTTKASLTPVMSFKTRVLLIKDFPSNSRIGYGSTFITSGPTKIATIPVGYGDGYGLLLSNRGAVLIRGRRAPVVGRVSMDMCTLDVSHIPDVLIGDEVVLLGCQGGEEITADELAAKARTISYEILCALGKRAPRVFLQKGKADSVEPRLKRIFIPDEEKSVSRLDNVIRRCLHTRVNDAEFGDAIYFAMLETFFGKEDRQLELRSNFRYDIRLEEFSAAEVAADPTCRKYFKVITKVAYRKTLTADIFMIGCAENNEQLAALLEDPRCEYRWLLNSEDELQAARDFRIQRVRIDDADIPLFKTEMTVRGYETWCGGEDLAEKTGREVKVEIEIMTKKSRKNRDFSVYLIYPIRGLDITFNWQGTNLANVREIPFFAGKHPYPTLIRGRESINLRVHKNDWVFPTSGVTFCWDY, from the coding sequence ATGATGGCGGAACCGCAATACCGGAGCTGGGTGGAAGTCGAGCTTGATAATTTTACCAGTAATCTTACTGAAGTCAGAAGATTAGTGGGCCCGCTGGTCAAGATTCTCCAGGTGGTCAAGGCAGATGCCTATGGTCATGGAGCCATCGAAATCTCTCATGTCGCGCTGCAGAGTGGCGCCTCAGCACTGGGCGTCGCCAACGCCGATGAAGGGGTGCAACTGCGAGTCGGAGGCATCTCGGCCCCCATAATCATCCTCAGTCCCTCAACAAACCAGGATATTCAGGAGATTATCAAGTATAATCTCATCCCTTCCGTCTCGGACCTCCATTTTGCCCGGAATCTACAAGAAAAATATCATCAGGCAGGCAGGCAGGCCCGTATTCATATCGAGGTTGATACCGGGATGGGCCGGGGAGGAACGATGTATCAGAACTCCCTCGCGATGATTCAGGAAATCATGGGGTTTTCCAATGTTCATATCGAGGGTATTTTCACCCACCTGGCCCAGAGCGAGACAACGACGGCTTATAACGATGACCAGTGGCGCTTGTTCCAGGAATTGCTCCGGGAGCTGCAAGAACATAATATTACCATCCCCCTACGGCATATAGCCAATAGCGGGGCCATCCTTAATTATCCCGATTTTCATCTGGATATGGTGCGTCCCGGCCTGATGACCTATGGGGTTCATCCCTCCCCGGAAACCACGACCAAGGCCAGTCTGACGCCGGTTATGAGCTTTAAAACCAGAGTCCTGCTGATAAAAGATTTCCCCTCTAATTCCAGAATCGGTTACGGCAGTACTTTTATTACCTCCGGACCAACGAAAATTGCCACTATCCCGGTAGGATACGGCGACGGATACGGGCTGCTCCTTTCCAATCGGGGGGCAGTCCTGATCAGAGGAAGACGGGCGCCCGTGGTGGGACGCGTTTCCATGGACATGTGTACGCTGGATGTCAGTCATATACCGGACGTGCTGATCGGCGACGAAGTTGTCCTGCTGGGATGCCAAGGCGGAGAGGAGATTACTGCCGACGAACTTGCCGCCAAGGCCCGGACGATCAGTTACGAAATCCTTTGCGCCCTGGGAAAACGCGCCCCCCGGGTTTTTCTGCAGAAGGGCAAGGCTGATTCTGTAGAACCGCGCCTGAAGAGGATATTTATCCCTGATGAGGAAAAATCCGTTTCCCGTCTGGACAATGTCATCCGTCGCTGCCTGCACACGAGGGTAAACGATGCGGAATTCGGCGACGCTATCTATTTCGCCATGCTGGAAACTTTTTTCGGCAAGGAAGACAGGCAATTAGAGCTGCGCAGCAATTTTCGCTATGACATTCGCCTGGAAGAATTTTCGGCAGCCGAGGTTGCCGCTGATCCGACGTGCCGGAAATATTTTAAAGTCATCACGAAAGTGGCATATCGCAAGACATTGACCGCCGATATATTCATGATCGGTTGCGCTGAAAATAACGAACAGTTGGCGGCCCTTTTAGAGGACCCCCGCTGCGAGTACCGCTGGCTTTTAAACAGCGAGGACGAACTGCAGGCCGCCCGCGACTTCCGGATCCAGCGGGTGCGCATTGATGATGCCGACATCCCCCTGTTCAAAACGGAAATGACGGTTCGGGGCTACGAGACTTGGTGCGGCGGAGAAGACCTTGCAGAAAAAACAGGCCGCGAAGTTAAAGTAGAAATTGAGATTATGACCAAAAAATCCAGGAAGAACCGCGATTTTTCTGTCTACCTCATCTACCCCATCCGGGGTCTGGACATTACCTTTAACTGGCAGGGAACTAATCTTGCTAATGTCAGAGAGATACCATTCTTCGCCGGCAAACACCCCTATCCGACCCTGATCAGGGGGAGAGAAAGTATCAATTTGCGCGTCCATAAAAACGATTGGGTGTTTCCGACGAGCGGGGTGACGTTTTGTTGGGATTATTAG
- a CDS encoding adenylate/guanylate cyclase domain-containing protein, whose amino-acid sequence MNNALKKLISVSPLKITVLIILLAVTLFFFDAPFLRFMELKALDLRILSRGALPSGGETVIATIDEKSLTELGRWPWPRTTLARLVETLQKNGVKAVGFDVVFAEPDENSSLKTINELAQEARKMGLADNRLLALMGKKMELADTDGAFAKAIETAKNVTLGYFFHTSAKEVGHLTAKDIEASEEDIVSSKYAMVKAAKNVNEAAIIHAYAAVPNLKQISAAGENSGYFNAFPDSDGAIRWSPLVIKFRDSYYSSLALSLLTQYMDFPTVLLRLGGFGVEGVTIDKVEIPTDDTGRVLVNYLGPARTFPHYSIADIIANRIPPEKLRGKIVIVGATATGIYDLRVTPFSAVYPGVEIHATVIDNILHNNFLRQSWWIKFLDIVSIIVFGLIMGTIIPRVKAIQGMLIAILFTGAFFIVNVFLFSRYNIWLNLVYPVLTMLTVYLGITVYRYMTEEREKKKVRNAFQYYLTASVITEMLKDPTKLKLGGDKKQLTALFSDIRGFTTISEQLTPEELVHLLNEYLTAMTDIVFKYDGLLDKYMGDAIMAVYGAPLDQPDHALRACKTALEMMAALKKLQVKWSAEGKPPMNIGVGINTGDMVVGNMGSQMRFDYTVMGDSVNLASRLEGINKEYGTNIVTSEFTYAIVKDDLCCRELDAVRVKGKKLPVKIYEILCEKKDAATVQPLVQHFEAGISLYKQARWDDAIATFQKVMEIRPDDPPAKLYLTRCQELKENPPPQPWDGVFTMTRK is encoded by the coding sequence ATGAATAACGCACTAAAAAAACTGATTTCCGTTTCACCTTTGAAAATTACCGTTCTGATTATCCTGCTGGCGGTCACGCTATTCTTCTTTGACGCTCCTTTCCTGCGCTTCATGGAACTGAAGGCCCTGGACTTGCGAATCCTTTCCCGGGGGGCGCTTCCCTCTGGTGGAGAAACGGTTATTGCCACGATAGACGAAAAGAGCCTGACGGAGCTGGGCCGCTGGCCATGGCCCAGGACAACGCTCGCGAGGCTGGTCGAGACGCTCCAGAAAAACGGCGTGAAAGCAGTTGGGTTTGATGTTGTTTTTGCCGAACCGGATGAGAACTCCAGTTTGAAAACGATTAACGAATTGGCGCAGGAAGCCCGAAAAATGGGTCTGGCTGACAACCGGCTGCTGGCCCTGATGGGCAAAAAAATGGAATTGGCCGATACGGACGGCGCCTTCGCCAAGGCCATTGAAACGGCCAAGAATGTTACCCTGGGCTATTTTTTCCATACCTCCGCCAAGGAGGTTGGTCATCTTACGGCCAAGGATATTGAAGCTTCCGAGGAGGATATCGTAAGCTCCAAATATGCCATGGTCAAAGCCGCTAAAAATGTTAATGAAGCTGCCATAATCCATGCCTATGCGGCGGTGCCGAATCTGAAACAAATATCCGCCGCGGGAGAAAACAGCGGTTATTTCAATGCCTTTCCCGATAGCGACGGAGCCATCCGCTGGTCGCCGCTCGTCATCAAGTTTCGCGACAGCTATTACTCATCCCTGGCTCTGTCGCTCTTGACCCAGTACATGGACTTCCCCACGGTCCTCCTGCGCCTGGGGGGATTTGGCGTCGAGGGAGTAACCATTGACAAGGTGGAGATCCCTACTGACGACACGGGCCGGGTGCTCGTCAATTACTTAGGCCCTGCCCGGACATTCCCGCACTACTCCATTGCCGACATCATCGCCAACCGCATCCCGCCGGAAAAACTCCGCGGCAAAATCGTAATTGTCGGCGCTACGGCTACGGGCATCTATGACCTGCGGGTAACCCCTTTCAGCGCCGTCTATCCCGGTGTGGAGATCCATGCGACCGTTATTGACAATATTCTGCACAATAATTTCCTGAGACAATCCTGGTGGATAAAGTTTCTCGATATCGTCTCCATCATCGTCTTCGGACTCATCATGGGTACTATCATCCCGAGGGTAAAGGCCATTCAGGGGATGCTCATCGCCATCCTCTTTACGGGCGCTTTTTTCATAGTAAATGTCTTTCTGTTTTCCCGCTACAATATATGGCTCAATCTGGTTTATCCGGTATTGACGATGCTTACCGTCTATCTGGGTATCACCGTTTACCGCTACATGACCGAGGAGAGGGAGAAGAAGAAGGTCCGGAACGCCTTCCAGTATTACCTGACGGCTTCGGTAATCACGGAGATGCTGAAGGATCCGACCAAGCTCAAACTGGGCGGCGACAAGAAGCAACTGACGGCCCTGTTCTCCGATATCCGGGGATTTACGACCATATCGGAACAACTGACGCCGGAAGAGCTCGTGCATCTCTTGAACGAATACCTTACCGCCATGACGGATATCGTATTCAAGTACGACGGCCTGCTGGATAAATACATGGGCGATGCGATCATGGCAGTCTATGGCGCACCCCTTGACCAGCCGGATCACGCTTTGCGCGCCTGCAAGACTGCCCTGGAAATGATGGCGGCGTTGAAGAAGCTCCAGGTCAAATGGAGCGCCGAGGGCAAGCCGCCCATGAATATCGGCGTGGGCATCAATACGGGCGATATGGTGGTGGGTAATATGGGTTCCCAGATGCGTTTTGACTATACCGTCATGGGCGACAGCGTGAACCTGGCCTCGCGGCTGGAGGGCATCAACAAGGAATATGGCACCAATATCGTCACCAGCGAATTCACCTACGCCATTGTGAAAGACGATCTGTGCTGCCGGGAATTGGACGCCGTGCGGGTCAAAGGGAAAAAGCTGCCCGTGAAAATCTATGAGATCCTCTGTGAAAAGAAGGATGCCGCCACGGTGCAGCCCCTCGTGCAGCATTTTGAAGCAGGGATTTCGCTGTACAAGCAAGCCCGCTGGGATGACGCGATTGCCACTTTCCAAAAGGTTATGGAAATCAGACCTGACGACCCGCCCGCCAAGCTCTACCTGACGCGCTGCCAGGAATTGAAGGAAAATCCGCCTCCTCAACCATGGGATGGCGTTTTCACCATGACGAGGAAATGA